The following coding sequences lie in one Eriocheir sinensis breed Jianghai 21 unplaced genomic scaffold, ASM2467909v1 Scaffold249, whole genome shotgun sequence genomic window:
- the LOC126991175 gene encoding uncharacterized protein LOC126991175, producing MRCSWADQRMSTVLSLDYDTCVNSAWLDEERTQGYMFVVKKDATRWLVVLLMVLVVCGIDIAIKSLSKCKYSWLQMYSDWGVQQEALTLPYPLFVALNIGPALVAAFLGSYVEPVAAGRSSVT from the exons ATGAGGTGCTCCTGGGCGGACCAGAGGATGTCCACTGTGCTG AGCCTGGACTACGACACGTGCGTCAACTCTGCCTGGCTGGACGAGGAGCGCACGCAGGGCTACATGTTTGTGGTGAAGAAGGACGCGACGCGCTGGCTGGTGGTGCTGCTCATGGTTCTTGTTGTGTGTGGGATTGACATTGCCATCAAGTCACTCTCCAAATGCAAATACTCCTGGCTCCAGATGT ACAGTGACTGGGGGGTGCAGCAGGAGGCGCTAACTCTCCCCTACCCGCTGTTTGTCGCGCTGAACATTGGCCCGGCGCTTGTGGCTGCCTTCCTCGGCTCTTATGTGGAG CCCGTGGCTGCCGGCAGGTCAAGTGTTACCTGA